DNA sequence from the Planctomicrobium piriforme genome:
TACGGTGGCTATGAGCCACTGATTCGAAGCGGCCTCTTTGGTCCTTGGTCTCTGTCTGCTGCTGACTATTTTCGTGTTCATTTGCCTCGATCAATGGGAGGCGACCGAACAGAGGTCAGTGGCCAAAGAACGCTCCGGAAAGTCTATCGGGACATGCGGCAGACTTTCGGATCGGGCTTCATGACTAAAGTCCGCGCGGAGATCGCCCAGCATGTCTGATACAGCCCTCGATCTCCTGACGGTGTCGAAGGTCGCGGAACTGCTCAACGTCTCGGAAAGCGAAGTGTATGCGCTCTGTCGGTCAGGCAAGCTGCAACACTTTCGCATCGGGACCGGCCGAGGCACGATTCGGATCTGCCGCGAGGATCTGCATTCGTTCCTGACAAGCTGCCGCACCCAGGAAACGCAAAAGCCCGCCGCTCCGACACCGGAGCGACAGGCCAAAATTGCAATCAGGCCGTTCAAGCACATTGCTCTTACTGGAGTACTTGCCGTGCCGCCTGATGAAGGTGATCGAGCCGCTGACTCAAATGTGAATAGTGGGCACTGATCATCTTGGTATCGGAATGGCCGAGGAGTTCGGCCATCGTCGCCACCGGCACAC
Encoded proteins:
- a CDS encoding helix-turn-helix domain-containing protein; this encodes MSDTALDLLTVSKVAELLNVSESEVYALCRSGKLQHFRIGTGRGTIRICREDLHSFLTSCRTQETQKPAAPTPERQAKIAIRPFKHIALTGVLAVPPDEGDRAADSNVNSGH